From a single Longimicrobium sp. genomic region:
- a CDS encoding OmpA family protein, with translation MKLTSTGQKTVRVLGGLVLILAIGLGLRWAAQNGYGRRLLRTVVPEKVQGLDPAKDATSAYTDVGFAGLPSDEPAALPGAPEVRINFWAWNSQMGCLYANGGPVTTRGSLMEKQGIKVFISRQDDNSQLMAQLTALAAAMHGGNRQPREGIHFIGIMGDGAGAFLAALNKQLTESFGEEYRAEIVGSCGYSRGEDKLMGPQKWRDNPQSMRGALIAGVLRDGDWNIAQRFMGDNNIPNNPDERTYDPQAVNWVNAGTYVDAAEKYVAGYCEDREVVENGRKTGQSRRVCVDGVVTWTPADVTIAREKGGLVSVVSTREYSSQMPHVLIGIRKWNQENRATVEKLLTAFTQGGDQVLAHPQALRRAAEISQEIYQESGADAAYWEKYYKGVTEPDKTGVPVELGGSKANNLADNLLLFGLAEGSSPETSRFRATYTVFGKIVTQQYPDLVPEVPPYDEVVDVSYLRAVAQRAPAATAGRAETQTFSDSSAPVRRVVGRRDYKITFATGAATFTPESEAELQQLFDELSINSLAVELHGHTDNVGDPAANQQLSEDRALAVKQWLERRSASTFPPGRIRIFAHGATQPVESNRTAEGRAANRRVEVVIGS, from the coding sequence ATGAAACTGACGTCAACGGGGCAGAAGACCGTACGCGTGCTGGGCGGCCTGGTCCTCATCCTGGCCATCGGCCTGGGGCTGCGCTGGGCGGCCCAGAACGGCTACGGGCGCCGCCTGCTGCGCACCGTGGTTCCCGAGAAGGTCCAGGGCCTGGACCCGGCCAAGGACGCCACCAGCGCCTACACCGACGTGGGCTTCGCGGGGCTGCCCAGCGACGAGCCCGCCGCGCTCCCCGGCGCGCCCGAGGTGCGCATCAACTTCTGGGCGTGGAACTCCCAGATGGGGTGCCTCTACGCCAACGGCGGCCCGGTGACCACCCGCGGAAGCCTGATGGAGAAGCAGGGGATCAAGGTCTTCATCTCGCGCCAGGACGACAACTCGCAGCTGATGGCGCAGCTCACCGCGCTGGCCGCCGCCATGCACGGCGGCAACCGGCAGCCGAGGGAGGGGATCCACTTCATCGGCATCATGGGCGACGGCGCGGGCGCCTTCCTGGCCGCGCTCAACAAGCAGCTCACCGAGAGCTTCGGCGAGGAGTACCGCGCCGAGATCGTGGGCAGCTGCGGCTACTCGCGCGGCGAGGACAAGCTGATGGGGCCGCAGAAGTGGCGCGACAACCCGCAGAGCATGCGCGGGGCCCTGATCGCCGGCGTGCTGCGCGACGGCGACTGGAACATCGCCCAGCGCTTCATGGGCGACAACAACATCCCCAACAACCCCGACGAGCGCACCTACGACCCCCAGGCGGTCAACTGGGTGAACGCCGGCACCTACGTGGACGCCGCCGAGAAGTACGTGGCCGGCTACTGCGAGGACCGCGAGGTGGTCGAGAACGGCCGCAAGACGGGCCAGAGCCGCCGCGTGTGCGTGGACGGCGTGGTCACCTGGACCCCGGCCGACGTGACCATCGCGCGCGAGAAGGGCGGACTGGTCTCGGTGGTCTCCACCAGGGAGTACAGCTCGCAGATGCCGCACGTGCTGATCGGCATCCGCAAGTGGAACCAGGAGAACCGCGCCACGGTCGAGAAGCTGCTCACCGCCTTCACCCAGGGCGGCGACCAGGTGCTGGCGCACCCGCAGGCGCTCCGGCGCGCGGCCGAGATCAGCCAGGAGATCTACCAGGAGAGCGGCGCCGACGCCGCCTACTGGGAGAAGTACTACAAGGGTGTCACCGAGCCCGACAAGACCGGGGTGCCGGTGGAGCTGGGCGGCTCCAAGGCCAACAACCTGGCCGACAACCTCCTCCTCTTCGGCCTGGCCGAGGGGAGCTCGCCCGAGACCAGCCGCTTCCGGGCCACCTACACCGTGTTCGGGAAGATCGTCACCCAGCAGTATCCCGACCTGGTTCCCGAGGTGCCGCCGTACGACGAGGTGGTGGACGTCTCGTACCTGAGGGCCGTCGCCCAGCGCGCGCCGGCGGCCACCGCCGGCCGGGCCGAGACGCAGACCTTCTCCGACAGCAGCGCCCCGGTGCGGCGCGTGGTGGGCCGGCGCGACTACAAGATCACCTTCGCCACCGGCGCGGCCACCTTCACGCCCGAGTCCGAGGCCGAGCTGCAGCAGCTCTTCGACGAGCTGTCGATCAACTCGCTGGCGGTGGAGCTGCACGGCCACACCGACAACGTGGGAGACCCCGCGGCCAACCAGCAGCTCTCGGAAGACCGGGCGCTGGCGGTGAAGCAGTGGCTGGAGCGGCGCTCGGCGTCCACCTTCCCGCCGGGGCGCATCCGCATCTTCGCGCACGGCGCCACCCAGCCGGTGGAGAGCAACCGCACCGCCGAGGGCCGCGCGGCCAACCGGCGCGTGGAAGTGGTGATCGGGAGTTGA
- a CDS encoding ABC transporter ATP-binding protein gives MGTQHAYERKEVLLDVRGVTFGWPGAPILRDVNAQVRDVVRPGMQQGQIVGLLGPSGVGKTTLFKILAGLLKPQQGEVKIGADGRPAAPGLVGVVAQNYILFDHRTVIGNLVIAGRQGGLPADEARKRAMEYLEHFGLAQHAEKFPIQLSGGQRQRVAIAQQLLCSEHYLVMDEPFSGLDVVAQQAVEELLLQVSRRHEHTTLIIVTHDVSAAVAVADTIWLMGRERDPQGSVIPGARILEEIDLIEQDLAWHPDIRRRPGYADLVNRIKDRFPTL, from the coding sequence ATGGGAACCCAGCACGCGTACGAGCGCAAGGAAGTCCTCCTCGACGTCCGGGGCGTCACCTTCGGCTGGCCCGGCGCCCCGATCCTGCGCGACGTGAACGCGCAGGTCCGCGACGTGGTGCGCCCCGGGATGCAGCAGGGGCAGATCGTGGGGCTCCTGGGCCCCTCGGGGGTGGGGAAGACCACGCTCTTCAAGATCCTGGCGGGGCTGCTCAAGCCGCAGCAGGGCGAGGTGAAGATCGGCGCCGACGGCCGTCCCGCCGCTCCCGGGCTGGTGGGGGTGGTGGCGCAGAACTACATCCTCTTCGACCACCGCACGGTGATCGGCAACCTGGTGATCGCCGGCAGGCAGGGCGGCCTCCCGGCCGACGAGGCGCGCAAGCGGGCGATGGAGTACCTGGAGCACTTCGGGCTGGCGCAGCACGCCGAGAAGTTCCCGATCCAGCTCTCGGGCGGCCAGCGGCAGCGGGTCGCCATCGCCCAGCAGCTCCTCTGCTCCGAGCACTACCTGGTGATGGACGAGCCGTTCAGTGGTTTGGACGTGGTGGCGCAGCAGGCGGTGGAGGAGCTGCTGCTGCAGGTGAGCCGGCGCCACGAGCACACCACGCTCATCATCGTCACCCACGACGTGTCGGCGGCCGTGGCGGTGGCCGACACCATCTGGCTGATGGGGCGCGAGCGCGACCCGCAGGGCAGCGTGATCCCCGGGGCGCGCATCCTGGAGGAGATCGACCTGATCGAGCAGGACCTGGCGTGGCACCCCGACATCCGCAGGCGCCCCGGGTACGCCGATCTGGTCAACCGCATCAAGGACCGCTTCCCCACGCTGTGA